Below is a window of Cupriavidus sp. MP-37 DNA.
CCCGGCGGCGTGGCACGCCGGGGCAAGCACCAAGGCGAGGCAGACGAGCGCACAGCGGACGGCGAGGCTGATCATGGCTGGATCACGCTTTGCAACACGGCGCGTACCGCGCGGGTGTGGCCGAAGCCGATGGCGGTCACGCGGATCCGCGGTGCCGGGGCGAGGGCGCCAGCGGGATCCGGCGCGCTGTAGCCGGCCGGCGCTTCGTCCAGGATCTCCGCGAGATAGCGCGGCGGCGCCTGCGTTGCGGCGGCGCCAGCCGGCGGCGTCGGCAGGGCGGCGCCGGTAAAGCGCCCCAAGGGCACGCCGATGGCGTCGACGTCGGCATCGGCGCGCAGCCACGGTTGCCACACCGGCGGCCCGGACACCGGGGGCCGGCAGATGCCGGCCTGCTGGCCGCTGCCGCAGTAACCCGGCGGCGGCCACAGGCCCAGGCGATCCGGCCTGTCCGGCGCTGCCGCGGCGGCCAGCAGTTCGGCCTCGCCGTCGCGCAGGGCGGCCTCGGCGGCGCGGAAGGCGAGTTCGCGCTCGCGCTGCATCACGGCAAGCTGCCGGCCGGACAGCAGCATCTGCAGCGTGGCGGCCGTGATCAGCACCACCATCAGCAGCAGGGTGGCGCACAGCAGCAGCGTGACGGTGCCGGCCTGGCGCGGGTGTGCGGGGCGGCGCGCTAGCACAGCGTCTCCTGGCAGCGGGGCGCATTGCGCAGCCGTACCGTGGCGGCGAACACGCGCTGTGCCGTGCCTGCCTTCGCCGCCGCAGCGGGCGGCAGGTCTCCGGCTGCGGTGCCGGCCGGCCACGCCGCGCCCGAGGCGCTGCCCGGCACTGGCGTGGCCGAGCCCGGCCGGTCGCCCTGCACGGCCATGGCGATCTGGACCGCGACCACGCGTTGCCAGGCGGCTTCGCCCAGCGCAAGGACCGCCGATGCCGTCTCGAAGCGTTCGGGCCGGCCGTCCTGGTCCATATCCAGCCCATAGCGCAATTGCAGCGATGCCACGCCGCGCACCAGCGCGCCCGAGGTCCAGCCGCTGCCGTCGATCAGGCCATTGCGGCGGGCCGGGTAACGGCACAGCAATTGCGGCACGCCATCGGCGCCAGCCGCCACATAGAGCAGGTTCTCCGCGACATGGCCCGCGCTGGCTTCGACGCCTGCCGGGCGGGCCGCGACCGGATAGCCGCTGCAATCGGTCATGGTGTCGTCCGGCTGCGCCGGCGCAGCAGGCTGGCCGCTGCCGCTGAAGCGGACCAGCAGCGCGTCGCCCTGGCCGACGGCAGCCTTGGCGCAGGCAGGCACGGCCGCGATGGCAGGTTGTCCGCAATTGTCCGCACCGCTGACAACGGGCAGGGCGGGGTTGACGGGGTTGGGGCTGCCGGAGGCAGGCTCGCCCGGCCACCCGGCCTGCCGTAGCAGCGTGGTGACGATGGCCAGCGCGCGCTGGCCGCGTTCCTCGATCAGCACGCGGTCGGTGGTGGCGCGATATGCCGCATGCGCGGCCAGCAAGGCGGCGCCGGCCGCGGCAGCGGCGATCAGGCCCAACGCCAGGCCGACCATCAATTCGACCAGCGAGAAGCCGCGCGTGCGGGCGAGCCCGGTCCGCATGCGCATGGGCGCGCTCATGGACCGCCTCCTATCGCAGCGGCTGGCGCGCAGCCGCCGGCAGCCGGCATCGGCACGATGGCGGCGACCGCGGTGGCCAGGGGTGCCGCGCAGCGGCCCAGTTCGGCATCGTCGGCCGCGCTGCGCGTGGCCTGCGCCAGGTGCTCCAGCTGGCGCAGCCAGCCCAGGCCGGTGGTGCCGAGCACCGTCATCGGCAGCAGTCCGGCAAGTACGATGGACAAGGCGCCGAGCGCCTCGATCAAGGCGTAGGCGCGCTGGCGCCTGGGTTGCGGGATGGGCGGCGGCGTTCGACGCCGGGTTGCGGGTAAGGGCAAGGCACAGGACATGGCACGGGCTGTGAAGGCGACGGGCCAAGATTAGCGAGCCGTCCCGGCCGCGAACGTGCCCAAACGTAAAGCGGGGATATCTGCACCATTGTGTTAAGCGACGGCATTCGTGCCCGATCGCCACGCTTGCTTCCGGCCAGTTGCGGCGGCCCAACGCCTTGCCGCCCCGGCCGCCGGTCGCTGCGCGCTGCAATTGACAGGAATTATCAAATTCCCACTATCGCGGGTGTTGCAAAGTCGTAACGATTGCGCTATTCGATTGCGCTATCCGCGGTATCCCGTTGCCGATCCACGCAGGCGGCAGCGCGGCATAGAACAAGAATTTTCGGGTGCGGGCCGGGCCGTTCCGCCGTCAGAGCGGGGTGCCTTGCCCAGATAAAAAAAGCCATTAATCGGGGGTCAACATGCATCGGGTCATCCTGGCAGTTCCTTGTCCATCGGCGGCGGCACCTCTGCCCGCGCGCTGACATGCCGGCGACGGTTCGCCTTCGCGAGACCGCGCCCTCCCGCCTTCACCACGATGTGGCCATGCCCGGCCCGGGCATGGCTGCGCGCATGGCTGGCAGCGGCAGCGGCATTCGCAACCATCTGCATCGCTGCCGGAGCGGCGCTGGCGCCAGCCCGCCGGCATCGCGCCGGCGCTGCCGCGGGCTGACGCTGGTCGAGCTGATGGCAGTGGTGGTGATGGTGGCGATCCTCGCCGCGATCGGCACGCCTTCGTTCGTCTCGCTGCTGCGCAACAGCCGGGTGGACAGCGAAATCCAGTCGATGGTCGGCACCCTGCAGCTCGCGCGCAGCGAGGCCATCAAGCGTGGCTTGCCGGTCAGCGTGTGCCCGTCCGCCAATGGCACCGCGTGCCTCGGGGCCGGCACCTGGGCGCGCGGCTGGATCGCCTTCGTCGACCGCAATGCCTCAGGAACGGTGGACGCGGCGCCGCCGGCCGACGAGGTGCTGCACTACCGCGCCGGCTGGTCCGCCACCGACACCTTCACCACGCCCGCCAACGCGACCTTCCTGACCTACAACCGCGATGGCTTTGCCGTGCTGCCCGCCGGCGCGCTGACCATGACCCTGCACACCAGTCCGGTGGCCGCCGAAGCCACGCGCTGCATCGCCATCAACATTGCCGGCCGGCAGACCATACAGCGCGCGGGGGAGGGCGCATGCCAATGACCCGTCGCCAGGGCCTGCGCGCGCGGCGCAGGGCGCGCGCATTCTCGCTGATCGAGGTGCTGATCACGCTGGTGATCACCTCGGTGGGGTTGCTCGGCCTGGCCAAGATGCAGGCGGCGGCGCTGGCCAACACGCAGATCGCGCGCGGGCGTTCGCTGGTGGCGCTGCAGCTGGAAAGCCTGGCCGCCGCGATGCATGGCAACCGCGGCTTCTGGGCGGCGGGCACGGCGCCGGCGACGTTCACGCTGTCCGGCGCGACGGTGACGGAC
It encodes the following:
- a CDS encoding pilus assembly protein encodes the protein MLARRPAHPRQAGTVTLLLCATLLLMVVLITAATLQMLLSGRQLAVMQRERELAFRAAEAALRDGEAELLAAAAAPDRPDRLGLWPPPGYCGSGQQAGICRPPVSGPPVWQPWLRADADVDAIGVPLGRFTGAALPTPPAGAAATQAPPRYLAEILDEAPAGYSAPDPAGALAPAPRIRVTAIGFGHTRAVRAVLQSVIQP
- a CDS encoding GspH/FimT family pseudopilin: MPGPGMAARMAGSGSGIRNHLHRCRSGAGASPPASRRRCRGLTLVELMAVVVMVAILAAIGTPSFVSLLRNSRVDSEIQSMVGTLQLARSEAIKRGLPVSVCPSANGTACLGAGTWARGWIAFVDRNASGTVDAAPPADEVLHYRAGWSATDTFTTPANATFLTYNRDGFAVLPAGALTMTLHTSPVAAEATRCIAINIAGRQTIQRAGEGACQ
- a CDS encoding PilW family protein, which produces MSAPMRMRTGLARTRGFSLVELMVGLALGLIAAAAAGAALLAAHAAYRATTDRVLIEERGQRALAIVTTLLRQAGWPGEPASGSPNPVNPALPVVSGADNCGQPAIAAVPACAKAAVGQGDALLVRFSGSGQPAAPAQPDDTMTDCSGYPVAARPAGVEASAGHVAENLLYVAAGADGVPQLLCRYPARRNGLIDGSGWTSGALVRGVASLQLRYGLDMDQDGRPERFETASAVLALGEAAWQRVVAVQIAMAVQGDRPGSATPVPGSASGAAWPAGTAAGDLPPAAAAKAGTAQRVFAATVRLRNAPRCQETLC